Proteins encoded in a region of the Zea mays cultivar B73 chromosome 2, Zm-B73-REFERENCE-NAM-5.0, whole genome shotgun sequence genome:
- the LOC100191590 gene encoding uncharacterized protein LOC100191590 → MCGSKKSVAYFAHDRAHRLLPIAGGDDFTCGGCLVAGAGPRYRCAHPGCSFTVHEACARRSPRTLRSAVHPLHRLRRREAAGADGSGGGGGCEVCGEAVERACYACVACGVAVHPLCARMPGSARGPAHPDDGHEAWLVRVASPPDDGDGKQKQKQAAGCGSCGRALGAWRYRCVTCAAELHPRCLVPAVDQCRGAGEGEAGRAGSAASSCCLGLVHDLTRCLATLGTALHYRGYYNG, encoded by the coding sequence ATGTGCGGGAGTAAGAAATCCGTAGCCTACTTCGCCCACGACCGGGCGCACCGGCTGCTCCCCATTGCCGGCGGCGACGACTTCACCTGCGGCGGGTGCCTGGTCGCTGGCGCCGGCCCGCGGTACCGGTGCGCCCACCCGGGCTGCAGCTTTACCGTCCACGAGGCGTGCGCGCGCCGCTCCCCGAGGACGCTCAGGTCCGCCGTGCACCCGCTGCACAGGCTGAGGCGGCGCGAGGCCGCGGGAGCcgacggcagcggcggcggcggcgggtgcgAGGTGTGCGGCGAGGCCGTGGAGCGCGCGTGCTACGCCTGCGTCGCGTGCGGGGTCGCCGTGCACCCGCTGTGCGCGCGGATGCCCGGGTCGGCGCGGGGCCCCGCGCACCCGGACGACGGCCACGAGGCGTGGCTGGTCCGAGTCGCGTCGCCGCCGGACGACGGCGATGGCAAGCAGAAGCAGAAGCAGGCGGCGGGGTGCGGCTCGTGCGGCCGGGCCCTGGGCGCGTGGCGGTACCGCTGCGTGACGTGCGCCGCGGAGTTGCACCCCCGCTGCCTGGTGCCGGCGGTAGACCAGTGCCGCGGCGCCGGCgagggcgaggccgggcgcgcgGGTTCCGCGGCCAGTAGCTGCTGCTTGGGGCTGGTGCACGACCTGACGCGCTGCTTGGCCACGCTGGGCACCGCCCTCCACTACCGTGGTTACTACAATGGTTGA
- the LOC109944628 gene encoding patatin-like protein 1: MESNASSNCATVPQPPPSTGKLITILSIDGGGIRGLIPATIIAHLEAKLQELDGPDARIADYFDVIAGTSTGALLTSMLAAPDQNNRPLFAAKDLNTFYLENGPKIFPQKKAGFLTPVANLLGLVRGPKYDGVFLHDKIKSLTHDVRVADTVTNVIVPAFDVKYLQPIIFSTYEAKNDTLKNAHLSDICISTSAAPTYFPAHFFKTEATDGRSREFHLVDGGVAANNPTMVAMSMLTKEVLRRNPDFNAGRPTEYTNYLIISVGTGSAKQAEKYTAPQCAKWGLFQWLYNGGFTPIIDIFSHASSDMVDIHAAVLFQALHCEKNYLRIQDDTLIGNTSSVDIATKENMESLIGIGQDLLKKPVARVNIDTGVYEPCSGEGTNAEALAHFAKKLSDERKLRKRNLDSY, encoded by the exons ATGGAGAGCAACGCCTCGTCCAACTGCGCCACCGTGCCGCAGCCGCCGCCGTCGACAGGGAAGCTGATCACGATTCTGAGCATCGATGGTGGCGGCATCCGCGGCCTCATCCCAGCCACCATCATCGCGCACCTCGAGGCCAAGCTGCAGGAGCTGGACGGCCCAGATGCTCGGATCGCCGACTACTTCGACGTGATCGCCGGGACGAGCACCGGCGCCCTTCTCACGTCGATGCTGGCGGCGCCGGACCAGAACAACCGGCCGCTGTTCGCCGCAAAGGACCTCAACACGTTCTACCTCGAGAACGGGCCCAAGATCTTCCCTCAGAAAAA GGCCGGGTTCCTGACGCCGGTGGCGAACCTGCTGGGCCTGGTGAGGGGTCCCAAGTACGACGGCGTGTTCCTGCACGACAAGATCAAGAGCCTGACGCACGACGTGAGGGTGGCGGACACGGTGACCAACGTCATCGTGCCGGCGTTCGACGTCAAGTACCTGCAGCCCATCATCTTCTCCACGTACGAGGCCAAGAACGACACCCTCAAGAACGCGCACCTCTCCGACATCTGCATCAGCACGTCGGCGGCGCCCACCTACTTCCCGGCACACTTCTTCAAGACGGAGGCCACCGACGGCAGGTCCCGCGAGTTCCACCTCGTCGATGGCGGCGTCGCGGCCAACAACCCCACCATGGTCGCCATGTCCATGCTCACCAAGGAGGTGCTCCGCCGGAACCCGGACTTCAACGCCGGCAGGCCCACCGAGTACACCAACTACCTCATCATCTCCGTGGGGACCGGCTCGGCCAAGCAGGCGGAGAAGTACACCGCGCCGCAGTGCGCGAAATGGGGCCTCTTTCAGTGGCTATACAACGGCGGCTTCACCCCGATCATCGACATCTTCTCCCACGCCAGCTCCGACATGGTCGACATCCATGCTGCCGTGCTCTTCCAGGCCCTCCACTGTGAGAAGAACTACCTTCGCATTCAG GATGATACTCTGATTGGGAACACATCATCAGTGGACATCGCGACCAAGGAGAACATGGAGTCTCTGATCGGGATCGGCCAGGACCTGCTCAAGAAGCCAGTGGCCAGAGTGAACATCGACACAGGTGTGTACGAGCCCTGCTCCGGCGAGGGGACGAATGCAGAGGCGCTAGCTCACTTCGCCAAGAAGCTCTCTGACGAGCGCAAGCTACGCAAGCGCAATCTCGACTCCTACTAG
- the LOC103649437 gene encoding uncharacterized protein, whose translation MTRWRASAVHPLHRLRRREAAGADGSGGGGGCEVCSEAVERACYACVACGVAVHPLCARMPGSARGPAHPDDGDGKQKQKQAAGCGSCGRALGAWRYRCVTCAAELHPRCLVPAVDQCRGAGEGEAGRAGSAASSCCLGLVHDLTRCLATLGTALHYRGYYNG comes from the exons atgACCCGATGGAGAgcg tCCGCCGTGCACCCGCTGCACAGGCTGAGGCGGCGCGAGGCCGCGGGAGCcgacggcagcggcggcggcggcgggtgcgAGGTGTGCAGCGAGGCCGTGGAGCGCGCGTGCTACGCCTGCGTCGCGTGCGGGGTCGCCGTGCACCCGCTGTGCGCGCGGATGCCCGGGTCGGCGCGGGGCCCCGCGCACCCGGACGACGGCGATGGCAAGCAAAAGCAGAAGCAGGCGGCGGGGTGCGGCTCGTGCGGCCGGGCCCTGGGCGCGTGGCGGTACCGCTGCGTGACGTGCGCCGCGGAGTTGCACCCCCGCTGCCTGGTGCCGGCGGTAGACCAGTGCCGCGGCGCCGGCgagggcgaggccgggcgcgcgGGTTCCGCGGCCAGTAGCTGCTGCTTGGGGCTGGTGCACGACCTGACGCGCTGCTTGGCCACGCTGGGCACCGCCCTCCACTACCGTGGTTACTACAATGGTTGA
- the LOC103649438 gene encoding patatin-like protein 1: protein MESNASSNCATVPQPPPSTGKLITILSIDGGGIRGLIPATIIAHLEAKLQELDGPDARIADYFDVIAGTSTGALLTSMLAAPDQNNRPLFAAKDLNTFYLENGPKIFPQKKAGFLTPVANLLGLVRGPKYDGVFLHDKIKSLTHDVRVADTVTNVIVPAFDVKYLQPIIFSTYEAKNDTLKNAHLSDICISTSAAPTYFPAHFFKTEATDGRSREFHLVDGGVAANNPTMVAMSMLTKEVLRRNPDFNAGRPTEYTNYLIISVGTGSAKQAEKYTAPQCAKWGLFQWLYNGGFTPIIDIFSHASSDMVDIHAAVLFQALHCEKNYLRIQDDTLIGNTSSVDIATKENMESLIGIGQDLLKKPVARVNIDTGVYEPCSGEGTNAEALAHFAKKLSDERKLRKRNLDSY from the exons ATGGAGAGCAACGCCTCGTCCAACTGCGCCACCGTGCCGCAGCCGCCGCCGTCGACAGGGAAGCTGATCACGATTCTGAGCATCGATGGTGGCGGCATCCGCGGCCTCATCCCAGCCACCATCATCGCGCACCTCGAGGCCAAGCTGCAGGAGCTGGACGGCCCAGATGCTCGGATCGCCGACTACTTCGACGTGATCGCCGGGACGAGCACCGGCGCCCTTCTCACGTCGATGCTGGCGGCGCCGGACCAGAACAACCGGCCGCTGTTCGCCGCAAAGGACCTCAACACGTTCTACCTCGAGAACGGGCCCAAGATCTTCCCTCAGAAAAA GGCCGGGTTCCTGACGCCGGTGGCGAACCTGCTGGGCCTGGTGAGGGGTCCCAAGTACGACGGCGTGTTCCTGCACGACAAGATCAAGAGCCTGACGCACGACGTGAGGGTGGCGGACACGGTGACCAACGTCATCGTGCCGGCGTTCGACGTCAAGTACCTGCAGCCCATCATCTTCTCCACGTACGAGGCCAAGAACGACACCCTCAAGAACGCGCACCTCTCCGACATCTGCATCAGCACGTCGGCGGCGCCCACCTACTTCCCGGCACACTTCTTCAAGACGGAGGCCACCGACGGCAGGTCCCGCGAGTTCCACCTCGTCGACGGCGGCGTCGCGGCCAACAACCCCACCATGGTCGCCATGTCCATGCTCACCAAGGAGGTGCTCCGCCGGAACCCGGACTTCAACGCCGGCAGGCCCACCGAGTACACCAACTACCTCATCATCTCCGTGGGGACCGGCTCGGCCAAGCAGGCGGAGAAGTACACCGCGCCGCAGTGCGCGAAATGGGGCCTCTTTCAGTGGCTATACAACGGCGGCTTCACCCCGATCATCGACATCTTCTCCCACGCCAGCTCCGACATGGTCGACATCCATGCTGCCGTGCTCTTCCAGGCCCTCCACTGTGAGAAGAACTACCTTCGCATTCAG GATGATACTCTGATTGGGAACACATCATCAGTGGACATCGCGACCAAGGAGAACATGGAGTCTCTGATCGGGATCGGCCAGGACCTGCTCAAGAAGCCAGTGGCCAGAGTGAACATCGACACAGGTGTGTACGAGCCCTGCTCCGGCGAGGGGACGAATGCAGAGGCGCTAGCTCACTTCGCCAAGAAGCTCTCTGACGAGCGCAAGCTACGCAAGCGCAATCTCGACTCCTACTAG